A part of Solicola gregarius genomic DNA contains:
- a CDS encoding acetyl-CoA C-acetyltransferase, with the protein MPESTTSVIVAGARTPIGRLLGGLKAQSAADLGGVAIKGALERAGVDPTSVEYVIMGQVLQAGAGQVPARQAAANAGIPLNTPAISINKVCLSGINAIAMADQLIRAGEHEIIVAGGQESMTQAPHLLPKSREGTKYGDATLVDHMAYDGLWDALTDQAMGSLTEECNTAGLQLTREEQDEFSARSHQRAAEAQKNGVFDEEIVPVEIPSRRGDPVVVSADEGIRGDTTTESLGKLRPAFAKDGTITAGSASQISDGAAAVVVMSRSRAEQLGLTWIAEIGASGVVAGPDSTLQMQPANAIAKACAKEGIDPSDLELVEINEAFAAVGIASARELGIDVDRVNVNGGAIALGHPIGMSGARITLHLALELGRRGGGVGAAALCGGGGQGDALIVRVPRR; encoded by the coding sequence ATGCCCGAATCCACCACATCCGTCATCGTCGCCGGCGCGCGTACGCCGATCGGCCGCCTGCTCGGCGGCTTGAAGGCGCAGTCCGCGGCCGACCTCGGCGGTGTCGCGATCAAGGGCGCCCTCGAGCGCGCAGGTGTCGACCCCACATCGGTCGAGTACGTGATCATGGGCCAGGTCCTGCAGGCGGGTGCCGGTCAGGTTCCGGCCCGACAGGCCGCCGCGAATGCGGGCATCCCGCTGAACACCCCGGCGATCTCGATCAACAAGGTGTGCCTGTCGGGCATCAACGCGATCGCGATGGCCGACCAGCTGATCCGCGCAGGCGAGCACGAGATCATCGTCGCCGGTGGGCAGGAGTCCATGACCCAGGCGCCGCACCTGCTGCCGAAGTCGCGCGAGGGCACGAAGTACGGCGACGCGACGCTGGTCGACCACATGGCGTACGACGGCCTGTGGGACGCCCTCACCGACCAGGCGATGGGCAGCCTCACCGAGGAGTGCAACACCGCCGGCCTGCAGCTCACCCGTGAGGAGCAGGACGAGTTCAGCGCGCGGTCGCACCAGCGTGCGGCCGAGGCGCAGAAGAACGGCGTCTTCGACGAGGAGATCGTGCCGGTCGAGATCCCGTCCCGTCGCGGAGACCCCGTCGTCGTCTCGGCCGACGAGGGCATCCGCGGCGACACCACGACGGAGTCGCTCGGGAAGCTACGCCCCGCATTCGCCAAGGACGGCACGATCACCGCCGGCTCCGCATCGCAGATCTCCGATGGCGCCGCGGCCGTTGTCGTCATGAGCAGGAGCCGCGCCGAGCAGCTCGGCCTGACCTGGATCGCGGAGATCGGCGCATCAGGAGTCGTCGCGGGCCCCGACTCGACGCTGCAGATGCAGCCCGCCAATGCGATCGCGAAGGCGTGCGCCAAGGAGGGCATCGATCCGTCCGACCTCGAGCTGGTCGAGATCAACGAGGCGTTCGCCGCCGTTGGCATCGCGAGCGCGCGTGAGCTCGGCATCGACGTCGACCGGGTCAACGTGAACGGTGGCGCGATCGCGCTCGGGCATCCGATCGGTATGAGCGGCGCCCGGATCACCCTGCACCTCGCGCTCGAGCTCGGCCGCCGCGGCGGCGGCGTCGGCGCGGCGGCACTGTGCGGCGGTGGCGGTCAGGGCGACGCGCTCATCGTCCGCGTTCCCCGTCGCTGA
- the mce gene encoding methylmalonyl-CoA epimerase has translation MVPSDMLLAIDHVGIAVADIDAAKEFYASTFGLHSVHEETNEEQGVREAMLAVGDSGSCIQLLAPLREGSTIAKFLDRHGPGIQQLAYRVSDIDAVSETLRDKGVRLLYDEPKRGTSDSRVNFVHPKDAGGVLVELVEPRSDEGA, from the coding sequence ATGGTTCCATCCGACATGCTGCTCGCCATCGACCACGTCGGCATCGCCGTCGCGGACATCGACGCCGCCAAGGAGTTCTACGCGTCGACGTTCGGGCTGCACTCGGTGCACGAGGAGACCAACGAGGAGCAGGGCGTACGCGAGGCGATGCTCGCGGTGGGCGACTCGGGCTCCTGCATCCAGCTCCTCGCGCCGCTGCGCGAGGGTTCGACGATCGCGAAGTTCCTCGACCGGCACGGCCCGGGCATCCAGCAGCTCGCGTACCGGGTGTCGGACATCGACGCCGTCTCCGAGACGCTGCGCGACAAGGGCGTGCGCCTGTTGTACGACGAGCCGAAGCGGGGTACGTCCGACAGCCGGGTCAACTTCGTGCACCCCAAGGATGCGGGTGGAGTTCTGGTGGAGCTGGTCGAGCCGCGCAGCGACGAAGGAGCGTAG
- a CDS encoding putative hydro-lyase produces the protein MTDVATMTPTDARRRFRDGHVAPTTGWCDGWTQANLLAVPEALAWDFLLFAQRNPKPCPVLDVLDAGETAGPLLDGDIRTDVPRYRVYVDGELVDEPTDVTRWWQADLVSFLVGCSFTFEAALREESVPVRHIEQGTNVPMYRTSVRCRAAGAVSGPLVVSMRPVPADLVAAAVRVTSRYPSVHGAPVHVGDPDALGIADLDRPDFGDVVRLEPGDVPVFWACGVTPQAAVMESRPSLAIAHAPGHMLVTDARNSAYQVP, from the coding sequence ATGACCGACGTGGCGACGATGACTCCGACGGACGCCCGCCGACGGTTCCGCGACGGCCATGTCGCGCCCACGACGGGATGGTGCGACGGGTGGACGCAGGCGAACCTGCTGGCGGTACCGGAGGCGCTCGCGTGGGACTTCCTGCTGTTCGCGCAGCGCAACCCGAAGCCGTGCCCAGTACTCGATGTCCTCGACGCCGGTGAGACCGCCGGCCCGCTGCTGGACGGCGATATCCGCACCGACGTCCCTCGCTACCGCGTGTACGTCGACGGCGAACTCGTCGACGAGCCGACCGATGTGACGCGATGGTGGCAAGCAGACCTCGTGTCGTTCCTGGTCGGCTGCAGCTTCACCTTCGAGGCGGCGCTTCGCGAGGAGTCCGTGCCGGTGCGACACATCGAGCAGGGTACGAACGTACCGATGTATCGCACGTCCGTACGCTGTCGCGCAGCCGGCGCGGTTTCCGGCCCGCTGGTGGTGTCGATGCGGCCGGTGCCCGCCGATCTCGTCGCGGCTGCCGTGCGGGTGACGTCGCGGTATCCGTCCGTACACGGCGCACCGGTGCACGTCGGTGATCCGGATGCGCTCGGCATCGCCGACCTCGACCGTCCGGACTTCGGCGATGTCGTACGCCTCGAGCCGGGTGACGTTCCGGTGTTCTGGGCATGCGGAGTCACCCCGCAGGCGGCGGTGATGGAGTCGCGACCGAGCCTCGCGATCGCTCATGCTCCCGGTCACATGCTGGTGACCGACGCGCGAAACTCCGCGTACCAGGTGCCCTAG
- a CDS encoding 5-oxoprolinase subunit C family protein — translation MSHSLEVVRPGPLALVEDAGRPGMAQIGVGVSGAADRRSYDLANRLVGNTTGAAAIEVTLGGLEVVAGGDLWITLTGAQAPMGIDGRAVPAYSVEPLRRGERLAIGTPESGLRSYLAVRGGIDVPAVLGSRSADLLSAIGPQPLQPGDVLAIGDASGAFPSVDLAPPPRRPTEPVVLRAVRGPRDARIKNPEQLVETTWTSSDRSNRIGMRLDGAALLADDEAGQLPSEGAWRGAIQVPPGGQPVLFLADHPVTGGYPVLAVVADADVDRAAQVRPGESIRFEWWESPSTQGGRQ, via the coding sequence ATGAGCCACAGCCTCGAGGTCGTACGCCCAGGGCCGCTCGCCCTGGTCGAAGACGCCGGCCGACCGGGCATGGCCCAGATCGGGGTCGGCGTCTCGGGCGCCGCCGACCGGCGCTCGTACGACCTCGCCAACCGGCTCGTCGGCAACACCACCGGCGCGGCAGCGATCGAGGTGACGCTCGGCGGCCTGGAGGTCGTCGCCGGAGGCGACCTCTGGATCACGCTGACGGGTGCGCAGGCGCCGATGGGCATCGACGGCCGGGCGGTGCCCGCGTACTCCGTCGAGCCGCTGCGCAGGGGTGAGCGGCTGGCCATCGGTACGCCCGAGTCGGGACTCCGCTCGTACCTCGCGGTCAGGGGCGGCATCGACGTGCCGGCAGTCCTCGGGTCGAGGAGCGCGGACCTGTTGTCCGCGATCGGGCCGCAACCTCTGCAACCGGGTGACGTGCTGGCGATCGGCGACGCCAGTGGGGCCTTCCCGTCGGTCGACCTCGCGCCCCCGCCCCGGCGCCCGACGGAGCCCGTCGTCCTTCGGGCCGTACGCGGACCACGCGATGCACGGATCAAGAATCCGGAGCAGCTCGTCGAGACCACGTGGACGTCGTCGGATCGCAGCAACCGGATCGGCATGCGACTCGACGGTGCCGCGCTGCTGGCCGACGACGAGGCAGGTCAGCTGCCGAGCGAGGGTGCCTGGCGCGGGGCGATCCAGGTGCCCCCGGGTGGGCAGCCCGTGCTGTTCCTCGCCGACCATCCCGTCACCGGCGGCTACCCGGTGCTCGCGGTGGTCGCCGACGCCGACGTCGACCGTGCCGCACAGGTACGGCCGGGTGAGTCGATCCGGTTCGAATGGTGGGAATCCCCAAGCACCCAAGGAGGGCGGCAATGA
- a CDS encoding 5-oxoprolinase subunit B family protein codes for MTPPLLPYGDRALLAEFDDIAEVIAWSDALRAAEVDEVDDVVPAARTVLVVGRSGVDQAALARRLQAVEPVAGADEGRIAPPTVEIPVRYDGPDLADVAELTGLSQREVVRAHTQTPWRVAFGGFAPGFAYLGGGDSALRVARRDEARTTVPAGSVGLAGEFSGIYPRSSPGGWQLIGTTDEVLWDLDRDPPALLMPGCVVRFTEEQ; via the coding sequence GTGACCCCACCCCTGCTGCCGTACGGTGATCGCGCCCTGCTCGCCGAGTTCGACGACATCGCCGAGGTGATCGCGTGGTCGGATGCGCTGCGGGCCGCGGAGGTCGACGAGGTCGACGACGTCGTACCCGCCGCACGTACGGTGCTGGTGGTCGGCCGCTCCGGCGTCGACCAGGCGGCACTCGCCCGACGGCTGCAGGCGGTCGAGCCCGTTGCGGGAGCCGACGAGGGCCGAATCGCGCCGCCGACGGTCGAGATCCCGGTGCGCTACGACGGTCCCGATCTTGCCGATGTCGCGGAGCTGACCGGTCTGTCGCAACGCGAGGTCGTACGCGCGCACACGCAGACGCCGTGGCGAGTCGCATTCGGAGGATTCGCGCCGGGGTTCGCGTACCTCGGCGGGGGAGACTCCGCACTGCGGGTTGCGCGGCGAGACGAGGCTCGTACGACGGTTCCGGCCGGCTCGGTCGGGCTGGCCGGTGAGTTCAGTGGCATCTACCCGCGGTCGTCCCCGGGTGGTTGGCAGCTGATCGGCACGACCGACGAGGTGCTGTGGGACCTCGACCGCGATCCGCCGGCATTGCTCATGCCCGGTTGCGTTGTGCGGTTCACGGAGGAGCAATGA
- a CDS encoding LamB/YcsF family protein codes for MTTIDLNSDVGESYGRWVLGDDVAMLDIVTSANVACGFHAGDPPTLRETCRIAATNRVRIGAQVAYHDLAGFGRRFVDATPAELTDDVLYQIGALEAFAKVAGSAVAYVKPHGALYNTAVHHDEHARAVVEAVRAYDPSLPVLGLPGSRLLARADAAGLRSVREAFADRAYTPEATLVSRREPGAVLDDPRVVAERVLAMVSGEPIEAIDGSLVRVEADSICVHGDSPGAVAMAAAVRERLTERGVEIAPFS; via the coding sequence ATGACCACGATCGATCTGAACAGCGACGTCGGCGAGTCTTACGGCCGCTGGGTGCTCGGCGATGACGTGGCCATGCTGGACATCGTCACCAGCGCAAACGTGGCGTGCGGCTTCCACGCCGGCGACCCACCGACGCTGCGCGAGACGTGCCGGATCGCGGCGACGAATCGGGTCCGCATCGGCGCGCAGGTCGCGTACCACGACCTCGCCGGCTTCGGCCGCCGCTTCGTCGACGCGACGCCGGCCGAGCTCACCGACGATGTGCTGTACCAGATCGGTGCGCTCGAGGCGTTCGCGAAGGTCGCCGGGTCCGCCGTCGCGTACGTCAAGCCGCACGGGGCCTTGTACAACACCGCGGTGCACCACGACGAGCACGCGCGCGCCGTCGTCGAAGCCGTGCGCGCGTACGACCCGTCGCTGCCGGTGCTCGGGCTGCCGGGTTCGCGGTTGCTGGCCCGTGCCGACGCCGCGGGACTGCGCTCGGTACGCGAGGCGTTCGCCGACCGGGCGTACACGCCGGAGGCGACGCTGGTGAGCCGCCGGGAGCCGGGCGCGGTCCTCGACGACCCGCGGGTGGTCGCCGAGCGGGTGCTGGCGATGGTCTCCGGTGAGCCGATCGAGGCGATCGACGGCTCACTGGTACGGGTCGAGGCCGACTCGATCTGCGTGCACGGCGACTCGCCGGGCGCCGTTGCGATGGCCGCCGCCGTACGCGAGCGGCTCACCGAGCGCGGAGTCGAGATAGCGCCGTTCTCGTGA
- a CDS encoding NRAMP family divalent metal transporter: protein MSTNEKQDGSVVASATTRSAILGAVFLMATSAIGPGFITQTTEFTVRLGAAFAFAIVVSIVIDIAVQLNVWRVIGVAGKRAHEIANEVLPGLGYLLTALIVLGGLVFNIGNTAGTGLGADAMLGLEPKVGGAISAAIAIAIFLSKRAGVALDRIVVVLGVLMIALTAYVALTSSPPVGEAIRESVVPYDSGDDFLVITTIIGGTVGGYITYAGAHRLLDSGVSGVENVRNITRSSVTSILVTGVMRILLFLAILGVVAGGVDLAAGNPTASAFESATGEAGMRLFGIILWAASITSVIGASYTSVSFLTVGRTSPRLRNLLTVAFILVTCVIYLLIGTAPVKLLLFAGAFNGLILPVGFGALLWAAWRRRDLLRGYTYPIWLLVVGLLAWLVSAYLAYEAMKELQNL from the coding sequence ATGAGTACGAACGAGAAGCAGGACGGCAGCGTGGTCGCCTCGGCGACCACCCGATCGGCCATCCTCGGTGCGGTATTCCTGATGGCGACCAGCGCGATCGGGCCGGGCTTCATCACCCAGACCACCGAGTTCACCGTGCGGTTGGGCGCCGCATTCGCGTTCGCGATCGTGGTGTCGATCGTGATCGACATCGCCGTCCAGCTGAACGTCTGGCGGGTGATCGGCGTCGCCGGCAAGCGCGCGCACGAGATCGCCAACGAGGTCTTGCCCGGGCTCGGCTATCTGCTGACCGCGCTGATCGTGCTCGGCGGACTCGTGTTCAACATCGGCAACACCGCGGGCACGGGCCTCGGCGCCGACGCGATGCTGGGGCTGGAGCCGAAGGTCGGCGGCGCCATCTCCGCGGCGATCGCGATCGCCATCTTCCTGAGCAAGCGGGCCGGTGTCGCGCTCGACCGGATCGTGGTCGTACTCGGCGTCCTGATGATCGCGCTCACCGCGTACGTCGCACTCACCTCGAGCCCGCCCGTCGGTGAAGCGATCCGCGAGTCGGTCGTCCCGTACGACTCCGGGGACGACTTCCTGGTGATCACTACGATCATCGGCGGTACGGTCGGCGGCTACATCACGTATGCGGGCGCGCATCGGCTGCTCGACTCCGGCGTGAGCGGTGTCGAGAACGTCCGCAACATCACCCGCAGCTCGGTCACCAGCATTCTGGTCACGGGTGTGATGCGCATCCTGCTGTTCCTCGCCATCCTCGGCGTCGTGGCGGGCGGCGTCGACCTGGCGGCCGGCAACCCGACCGCGAGCGCGTTCGAGTCCGCGACGGGCGAGGCGGGCATGCGGCTGTTCGGCATCATCTTGTGGGCCGCCAGCATCACCTCCGTGATCGGAGCCTCCTACACCTCGGTCTCGTTCCTGACCGTCGGCCGCACCTCGCCTCGGCTCCGGAACCTGCTGACGGTCGCCTTCATCCTGGTGACCTGTGTGATCTACCTGCTGATCGGCACGGCTCCGGTCAAGCTGTTGCTCTTCGCCGGCGCCTTCAACGGTTTGATCCTGCCCGTCGGGTTCGGCGCGTTGCTCTGGGCGGCCTGGCGACGACGCGACCTGTTGCGCGGCTACACGTACCCGATTTGGCTGTTGGTCGTCGGCCTGCTTGCCTGGCTGGTGAGCGCGTACCTGGCTTACGAGGCGATGAAAGAGTTGCAGAACCTATGA
- a CDS encoding GntR family transcriptional regulator, which produces MSDHGDVDAVLSALADRPRTIMSTSAERAANVVREQVAEGRLRSGTRLPEERLAAALGVSRNTLREALSQLVSERILVREPNRGVLVARPDADDIADIYRVRMIIEPASVRRAEADDTRAAAIQAAVDEGRAGRADGNWNAVASANQHFHRGIVALARSPRLDTQMGLVLAEMRLVFHLMNDPHRFHEPYLDQNARIASLLMAREYEQAATDLEDYLRGARDELLSAVPKP; this is translated from the coding sequence ATGAGCGACCACGGGGACGTCGACGCCGTACTCAGCGCACTGGCCGACCGGCCTCGCACGATCATGAGCACCTCCGCCGAACGCGCCGCCAATGTCGTACGCGAGCAGGTGGCCGAGGGTCGTCTGCGTTCGGGCACCCGGCTTCCGGAGGAGCGGCTCGCCGCGGCGCTCGGGGTGTCCCGGAACACGCTGCGCGAGGCGCTGAGCCAGCTGGTCTCCGAGCGAATCCTGGTGCGCGAGCCCAACCGTGGCGTGCTGGTCGCACGGCCCGACGCGGACGACATCGCCGACATCTACCGGGTGCGGATGATCATCGAACCCGCATCGGTACGACGGGCCGAGGCCGACGACACCCGGGCCGCGGCCATCCAGGCGGCCGTCGACGAGGGCCGGGCGGGCCGGGCGGACGGCAACTGGAACGCGGTCGCCAGCGCCAACCAGCACTTCCATCGCGGGATCGTCGCCCTCGCACGGAGTCCCCGGCTCGATACTCAGATGGGGCTCGTGCTCGCCGAGATGCGTCTGGTCTTCCATCTGATGAACGACCCACACCGGTTCCACGAGCCGTACCTCGACCAGAACGCCCGGATCGCGTCGCTGCTGATGGCGCGGGAGTACGAGCAGGCGGCGACCGATCTCGAGGACTACCTGCGCGGGGCCCGAGACGAGCTGCTGTCCGCGGTGCCCAAGCCGTAG
- a CDS encoding acyltransferase family protein, with translation MRVAQVRPLTGLRFFAALWVALYHLTRANRDLMMHQFPDSWSLWQPVAMTGVRGVDLFFILSGYVLALNYLDRIGGRFSFRDAGRFIWARLARIWPLYVVAIHLCGAIVVVRHFWFDTGHLDRMTGSAYVRQLVLIQEWSITGDRVKTWAGPGWSLSAEWLAYLLFPLLALVVLRVAHVARTRTMIGLTAMAIVPLMIVNVTQESFGGDGWVIRILCEFVAGMLLFGALRNLRLSDFQRSLAGVGTIVTIAAMLAVMYVGDNLWQRGFVIVLFIPLIACLAVGKGPVESLLSTRLLVLGGGISFAFYLIHTTLLEFYRDLAKHYGWAAAKPLWAWAGEVAMLAVIIGVAYLLFRFIEQPARQAMRGMLALRLDDTTGIPDRERERVPASVR, from the coding sequence ATGCGGGTCGCGCAAGTACGCCCACTGACGGGTCTGCGATTCTTCGCCGCGCTCTGGGTCGCGCTCTACCACCTGACGCGCGCCAACCGCGACCTGATGATGCATCAGTTCCCGGACTCCTGGAGCCTGTGGCAACCGGTCGCGATGACGGGCGTCCGCGGAGTCGACCTGTTCTTCATCCTGTCCGGCTACGTCCTCGCCCTCAACTACCTCGACCGCATCGGGGGTCGCTTCTCGTTCCGCGACGCTGGGCGGTTCATCTGGGCGCGGCTCGCGCGCATCTGGCCGCTGTACGTCGTGGCGATCCACCTGTGCGGCGCCATCGTCGTCGTCCGGCACTTCTGGTTCGACACGGGCCACCTCGACCGGATGACCGGCAGCGCGTACGTCCGCCAGCTGGTGCTCATCCAGGAGTGGTCGATCACCGGCGACCGAGTCAAGACCTGGGCGGGGCCCGGTTGGTCCCTGTCGGCCGAGTGGCTCGCGTACCTGCTGTTCCCGCTGCTCGCACTGGTCGTCCTGCGCGTCGCGCACGTCGCCCGAACGCGGACCATGATCGGTCTCACCGCGATGGCGATCGTGCCTCTGATGATCGTGAACGTCACTCAGGAGAGCTTCGGGGGCGACGGCTGGGTGATTCGGATCCTGTGCGAGTTCGTCGCCGGAATGCTGCTCTTCGGCGCGCTCCGCAACCTCAGGCTCTCGGACTTCCAACGCAGCTTGGCGGGTGTCGGAACCATCGTGACGATCGCCGCGATGCTCGCGGTCATGTACGTCGGTGACAATCTCTGGCAGCGCGGGTTCGTGATCGTGCTGTTCATCCCACTGATCGCGTGCCTCGCCGTCGGCAAGGGACCCGTCGAGTCACTGCTCAGTACGCGGCTCCTCGTACTCGGCGGCGGCATCTCGTTCGCGTTCTACCTGATCCACACCACGTTGCTGGAGTTCTACCGAGACCTCGCCAAGCACTACGGGTGGGCCGCGGCGAAGCCGCTGTGGGCATGGGCCGGCGAGGTGGCGATGCTCGCCGTCATCATCGGGGTCGCGTACCTGCTGTTCCGCTTCATCGAACAGCCGGCCCGACAGGCGATGCGGGGCATGCTCGCCCTCCGGCTGGACGACACCACGGGCATTCCCGACCGCGAGCGCGAACGCGTCCCGGCATCGGTTCGCTGA
- the ccrA gene encoding crotonyl-CoA carboxylase/reductase: MQQILDAIMADGTTAADFAALEVPKTYRGITVRKDEVDMFAGRESKDKDPRESLHLDEVPVPELAPGEALVAVMASAINYNTVWTSIFEPLSTFGFLERYGRTSPYAERHDLPYHVVGSDLAGVVLRTGPGVHSWQPGREVVAHCLSVELESPDGHNDTMMDPEQRIWGFETNFGGLAELAIVKANQLMPKPGHLSWEEAASPGLVNSTAYRQLVSRNGADMKQGDTVLIWGASGGLGSYATQMALNGGATPVCVVSSPQKAAIVRKMGAELIIDRSEEGYAFWKDEHNQDPKEWRRLGAKIRELTGGDDPDIVFEHPGRETFGASVFVARKGGTIVTCASTSGYMHQYDNRYLWMNLKRIVSSHFANYREAWEANRLIDKGLIHPTVSKVYPIAETGQAALDVHRNAHQGKVGVLCLAPEEGLGVRDPEKRAKHLEGINRFRGV; this comes from the coding sequence GTGCAACAGATTCTCGACGCGATCATGGCCGACGGCACGACGGCTGCCGACTTCGCCGCGCTCGAGGTACCGAAGACCTATCGCGGCATCACCGTCCGCAAGGACGAGGTCGACATGTTCGCGGGCCGCGAGTCCAAGGACAAGGATCCCCGCGAGAGCCTCCACCTCGATGAGGTGCCGGTGCCGGAGCTCGCGCCGGGCGAGGCCTTGGTCGCCGTGATGGCGAGCGCGATCAACTACAACACCGTATGGACGAGCATCTTCGAGCCGCTCTCCACGTTCGGCTTCCTCGAGCGGTACGGCCGCACGTCGCCGTACGCCGAGCGGCACGACCTGCCGTACCACGTGGTGGGCTCCGATCTCGCGGGCGTCGTACTCCGCACCGGGCCGGGAGTACACAGCTGGCAACCGGGCCGGGAGGTCGTCGCGCACTGCCTCTCCGTCGAGCTGGAGAGCCCGGACGGCCACAACGACACGATGATGGACCCCGAGCAGCGGATCTGGGGCTTCGAGACGAACTTCGGCGGGCTCGCCGAGCTCGCGATCGTCAAGGCGAACCAGCTGATGCCGAAGCCGGGTCACCTGTCCTGGGAGGAGGCGGCGAGCCCAGGCCTGGTCAACTCCACGGCGTACCGCCAGCTCGTCTCGCGCAACGGGGCCGACATGAAGCAGGGCGACACCGTGCTGATCTGGGGCGCGTCGGGAGGGCTCGGGTCGTACGCGACGCAGATGGCCCTCAACGGCGGCGCTACCCCGGTGTGTGTCGTCTCGTCGCCGCAGAAGGCCGCCATCGTGCGCAAGATGGGCGCCGAGCTGATCATCGACCGTTCCGAGGAGGGCTACGCGTTCTGGAAGGACGAGCACAACCAGGACCCCAAGGAGTGGCGACGCCTCGGCGCCAAGATCCGTGAGCTCACCGGCGGCGACGATCCCGACATCGTGTTCGAGCATCCGGGACGCGAGACGTTCGGGGCGAGCGTCTTCGTCGCCCGCAAGGGCGGAACGATCGTCACCTGCGCCTCGACGTCCGGGTACATGCACCAGTACGACAACCGCTACCTGTGGATGAACCTCAAGCGCATCGTCAGCTCGCACTTCGCCAACTACCGCGAGGCGTGGGAGGCGAACCGGCTCATCGACAAGGGCCTCATCCACCCGACCGTCTCGAAGGTCTACCCGATCGCGGAGACCGGCCAGGCGGCGCTCGACGTGCACCGGAACGCACACCAGGGCAAGGTGGGCGTGCTCTGCCTCGCTCCCGAGGAGGGGCTCGGCGTACGCGATCCCGAGAAGCGGGCCAAGCACCTCGAGGGGATCAACCGCTTCCGCGGGGTCTGA
- a CDS encoding nuclear transport factor 2 family protein, whose protein sequence is MPITVADRLAIHELISLHGHLADDGRPEGITDLMTVDGAYDVTDYGLGVVTGIDALVDLFRAAPGAQPRGHHVTNVIVTDLPGSDDSATVRSKGLSVMPDGSAGTVGYEDEVVRTSDGWRISRRTVVRR, encoded by the coding sequence ATGCCGATCACCGTTGCCGATCGACTCGCGATCCACGAGCTCATCTCTCTCCACGGCCATCTCGCCGACGACGGTCGGCCCGAAGGCATCACAGACCTCATGACGGTGGACGGGGCGTACGACGTCACCGACTACGGGCTCGGAGTCGTCACGGGGATCGACGCACTGGTCGACCTCTTCCGGGCTGCGCCCGGAGCGCAGCCTCGAGGACATCACGTCACGAACGTGATCGTGACCGACCTCCCTGGTTCCGATGACTCGGCCACGGTCCGTTCGAAAGGACTCTCGGTGATGCCGGACGGCAGCGCCGGCACGGTCGGGTACGAGGACGAGGTCGTCCGCACCTCCGACGGCTGGCGGATCAGCCGCCGCACGGTGGTCCGTCGGTAG
- a CDS encoding SbtR family transcriptional regulator encodes MSTARECASASSPGTALRTFLEQVVVAGAEAHELSHRLGGSAGEIERAVAEPVADLDRELGHLLRAAKDAGAVSPELDQAALAAVIAAAHAAYTHRSGGVAAMAIVFDGLFGAPD; translated from the coding sequence CTGTCCACCGCACGGGAGTGCGCCTCGGCTTCGAGCCCGGGCACGGCGCTCCGCACGTTCCTCGAGCAGGTCGTCGTGGCCGGCGCAGAGGCACATGAGCTCTCCCACCGCCTGGGAGGGTCGGCCGGCGAGATCGAGCGTGCGGTTGCCGAGCCGGTGGCCGACCTCGATCGCGAGCTCGGCCACCTCCTGCGCGCCGCGAAGGACGCCGGGGCCGTGTCTCCGGAGCTGGACCAGGCCGCCCTGGCCGCGGTGATCGCAGCCGCACATGCGGCGTACACCCATCGCAGCGGCGGCGTCGCCGCGATGGCGATCGTGTTCGACGGCCTCTTCGGGGCACCGGACTGA